One part of the Coffea eugenioides isolate CCC68of chromosome 10, Ceug_1.0, whole genome shotgun sequence genome encodes these proteins:
- the LOC113750583 gene encoding uncharacterized protein LOC113750583, with protein sequence MVPPPTYPYGMPAWYNPQAVCAYHSGAPGHSTVDCKALKHRIQDMIEAREIVIRKKEAQGTNINRNPLPEHANTIGVILDDAEYEEQVQKLAREAEVFGVTDQPFIMEVPFEEDKRPFILDLTLAESKALEPVVIEFPEQEPVLSLQRVPWNYDEPVIQIGEKSIAKEEVSVVTRSGRIASPFGATVPIQVNNPELPAKPTVTEKEALDFLKRLQRSEYIVVEKLSKSPAQISMLDLLFSSDMHRDALLEMLTKAQIPKDISVANFSHVVGSVLFTKQITFSDDELPAKGIGHNKALYIAVSCNGKILPKVLIDNGSALNICPWSTLEKLGLQDIKLRPSGTIVRGFDGARREPIGEVDLVIEMGPAQFQIACQVMHFPSVYNVLVGRPWIHKSGAVPSSLHQLLKFIVNDKLITIFAEEDCLVIADSGSKEDGSRSAIVTPHSTADIVSVSWITKEERALSKASVMMAKEMIRGGYEFDKGLGRDLQGILKPVKIVEKKDSFGLGFRPTARDIKEMKECKRAEKEDRPRALDIPPLHYTFPRPTEMITSEINPVDGIETSLAQLFVGATFEDSFPDEAEFPDIPEGSISNWTAEFLPVQKEFR encoded by the coding sequence atggtaccccctcctacctatCCATATGGCATGCCCGCTTGGTATAACCCAcaagctgtctgtgcttatcattcaggggcaCCCGGACATTCGACTGTTGATTGCAAGGCTCTTAAGCATAgaattcaagatatgattgaagcCAGAGAGATTGTAATTAGGAAAAAGGAGGCACAAGGGACGAATATAAATAGGAACCCCTTGCCTGAACACGCTAATACCATTGGGGTCATTCTGGACGACGCAGAGTATGAGGAGCAAGTCCAGAAATTGGCAAGGGAAGCTGAGgtgtttggggtcacagaccaaccATTTATAATGGAGGTGCCATTTGAGGAGGATAAAAGaccttttattttggatctcaCTCTAGCTGAGAGCAAGGCTTTGGAGCCAGTGGTCATCGAATTCCCAGAGCAGGAGCCTGTTTTGAGTTTGCAGCGAGTGCCGTGGAACTACGATGAACCTGTCATACAAATTGGAGAAAAGTCAATTGCCAAAGAAGAGGTGTCAGTGGTCACCAGATCTGGGAGGATTGCAAGTCCGTTTGGAGCTACCGTTCCGATTCAAGTAAATAACCCCGAGCTGCCTGCTAAACCAACAGTTACTGAGAAGGAAgccttggattttcttaaaaggctccaAAGAAGTGAATATATTGTAGTCGAGAAGCTAAGCAAGTCGCCCGCCCAAATATCCATGTTGGATCTGCTCTTTTCTTCGGATATGCATAGGGATGCGTTGCTCGAAATGCTGAccaaagctcaaatccctaaggACATTTCGGTTGCTAATTTCTCACATGTGGTTGGGAGTGtgttatttacaaaacaaattacTTTCTCTGATGATGAATTACCGGCAaaaggcattggacataacaaggctCTGTACATAGCTGTGAGTTGCAACGGGAAAATTTTGCCAAAGGTGTTGATTGACAATGGATCTGCGCTTAATATCTGCCCTTGGAGTACCTTGGAAAAGCTAGGGTTGCAAGATATCAAGCTGAGGCCCTCAGGGACCATAGTtagaggttttgatggagcacgAAGGGAACCTATAGGAGAAGTGGATTTAGTCATCGAGATGGGGCCCGCACAGTTTCAGATAGCTTGCCAAGTCATGCATTTTCCTAGTGTTTATAATGTTTTGGTTGGAAGGCCGTGGATTCATAAGTCCGGAGCTGTGCCTTCTTCATTGCATCAATTGTTGAAATTCATAGTAAATGACAAATTGATAACTATCTTTGCCGAGGAGGATTGCCTCGTGATTGCTGATTCTGGGTCCAAAGAAGATGGTAGCCGAAGCGCCATAGTAACCCCTCATAGCACAGCTGATATCGTCTCCGTAAGTTGGATAACAAAAGAGGAACGAGCTTTGTCAaaggccagtgtcatgatggctaaggaaatgatcCGCGGAGGATATGAGTTTGATAAAGGGCTGGGACGTGATCTGCAAGGAATTCTGAAGCCAGTGAAAATTGTGGAGAAAAAGGATTCATtcggtttgggtttccgaccaacCGCTAGAGACatcaaagaaatgaaggaatGCAAGAGAGCAGAGAAAGAAGACAGGCCAAGGGCCCTTGATATTCCACCACTGCATTATACTTTTCCACGACCAACCGAGATGATCACATCAGAGATTAACCCAGTTGACGGAATCGAAActagtttggcccaattgttcgttggggcaacatttgaagacAGTTTCCCAGATGAGGCCGAGTTTCCCGACATCCCTGAAGGATCAATttccaattggacagccgagttTCTGCCCGttcagaaggagtttcggtaa